From the Taeniopygia guttata chromosome 20, bTaeGut7.mat, whole genome shotgun sequence genome, one window contains:
- the NELFCD gene encoding negative elongation factor C/D isoform X1: MEDADYFEGSAAEWGSEADGGAQDEEDGEGEDDAEVQQECLKKFSTPDYIMEPSIFNTLKRYFQAGGSPENVIQLLSENYTAVAQTVNLLAEWLIQTGVEPMQVQETVENHLKSLLIKHFDPRKADSIFTEEGETPAWLEQMIAHTTWRDLFYKLAEAHPDCLMLNFTVKLISDAGYQGEITSVSTACQQLEVFSRVLRTSLATILDGGEENLEKNLPEFAKMVCHGEHTYLFAQSMMSILAQEEQGGSAVRRIAQEVQRYAHEKGHDASQITLALGTAASYPRACQALGAMLSKGALNPADITVLFKMFTSMDPPPVELIRVPAFLDLFMQSLFKPGAKINQDHKHKYIHILAYAASVVEMWKKNKRVSINKDELKSTSKAIETVHNLCCNENKGASELVAELSTLYQCIRFPVVAMGVLKWVDWTVSEPRYFQLQTDHTPVHLALLDEISTCHQLLHPQVLQLLVKLFETEHSQLDVMEQLELKKTLLDRMVHSLSRGYVLPVVSYIRKCLEKLDTDISLIRYFVTEVLDVIAPPYTSDFVQLFLPILENESIAGTIKTEGEHDPVTEFIAHCKSNFIMMN; this comes from the exons ATGGAGGACGCCGATTACTTCGAGGGCAGCGCGGCCGAGTGGGGCAGCGAGGCGGACGGGGGCGCG CAAGAtgaggaggatggggagggagaAGATGATGCCGAAGTCCAGCAGGAGTGCCTGAAGAAATTTTCAACACCTGATTATATAATGGAACCGTCTATATTCAACACGTTAAAGAG ATATTTCCAAGCAGGAGGGTCTCCAGAGAATGTAATTCAGCTTCTCTCTGAAAACTACACTGCAGTGGCACAGACTGTCAATTTGCTGGCAGAGTGGCTCATTCAGACAG GTGTTGAGCCAATGCAAGTTCAGGAGACTGTGGAGAACCACTTGAAGAGCTTACTGATCAAGCACTTTGACCCTCGGAAAGCAGATTCCATCTTTACAGAGGAAGGAGAG ACTCCAGCCTGGCTTGAGCAGATGATAGCACATACCACATGGAGAGATCTTTTTTACAAATTGGCAGAAGCCCATCCTGATTGTTTAATGCTTAATTTTACTGTGAAG cttATATCTGATGCTGGGTATCAAGGGGAAATAACCAGTGTTTCAACAGCATGTCAGCAACTAGAAGTATTTTCCAGAGTCCTGCGTACATCTCTGGCAACAATTTTAGATGGAGGAGAGGAAAACCTTGAGAAAAACCTCCCTGAGTTTGCT AAGATGGTGTGCCACGGAGAGCACACTTACCTCTTTGCTCAGTCCATGATGTCCATCCTggcccaggaggagcagggtggCTCCGCCGTCCGACGCATCGCGCAGGAGGTTCAGCGCTACGCCCACGAGAA AGGCCATGATGCCAGTCAGATCACCTTAGCACTGGGCACTGCAGCCTCCTACCCCCGAgcctgccaggctctgggggCAATGCTGTCCAAAGGagctctgaatccagcagataTCACTGTCCTCTTCAAAATGTTTACAAGTATGGACCCACCTCCAGTAGAACTG atTCGAGTGCCTGCATTTCTGGACCTCTTCATGCAGTCTTTGTTTAAACCAGGTGCTAAAATCAACCAGGATCACAAACATAAATATATCCACATACTGGCATATGCAGCTAGTGTTGTAGAGATGTGGAAAAAG AACAAGAGAGTCAGCATCAACAAGGATGAACTCAAGTCGACCTCAAAAGCCATTGAGACTGTTCATAATCTGTGTTGCAATGAGAACAAAGGGGCATCAGAGCTGGTTGCAGAACTGAGCACTCTCTATCAGTGCATCAG GTTCCCAGTGGTGGCTATGGGTGTGTTGAAGTGGGTGGACTGGACAGTGTCAGAGCCACGGTACTTCCAGCTGCAGACAGATCACACCCCAGTTCACCTGGCACTGCTGGATGAG ATCAGTACCTGCCATCAGCTGCTTCATCCTCAAGTTCTGCAACTTCTTGTCAAGCTCTTTGAAACAGAACATTCTCAGCTGGATGTGATGGAGCAG ctggagctgaagaagacTCTGCTGGACAGGATGGTTCACTCGCTGAGCCGAGGGTACGTCCTGCCTGTTGTCAGCTACATCCGCAAATGCCTGGAGAAGCTGGACACGGACATATCACTCATCAGATACTTTGTGACAGAG gTACTCGATGTGATTGCTCCTCCATATACCTCAGACTTTGTACAGCTTTTTCTTCCGATCTTGGAGAATGAAAGTATTGCAGGCACTATAAAAACAGAAGGTGAACATGATCCTGTCACAGAGTTCATAG CTCATTGCAAATCTAACTTTATTATGATGAACTAA
- the NELFCD gene encoding negative elongation factor C/D isoform X2: MEDADYFEGSAAEWGSEADGGAQDEEDGEGEDDAEVQQECLKKFSTPDYIMEPSIFNTLKRYFQAGGSPENVIQLLSENYTAVAQTVNLLAEWLIQTGVEPMQVQETVENHLKSLLIKHFDPRKADSIFTEEGETPAWLEQMIAHTTWRDLFYKLAEAHPDCLMLNFTVKLISDAGYQGEITSVSTACQQLEVFSRVLRTSLATILDGGEENLEKNLPEFAKMVCHGEHTYLFAQSMMSILAQEEQGGSAVRRIAQEVQRYAHEKGHDASQITLALGTAASYPRACQALGAMLSKGALNPADITVLFKMFTSMDPPPVELIRVPAFLDLFMQSLFKPGAKINQDHKHKYIHILAYAASVVEMWKKNKRVSINKDELKSTSKAIETVHNLCCNENKGASELVAELSTLYQCIRFPVVAMGVLKWVDWTVSEPRYFQLQTDHTPVHLALLDEISTCHQLLHPQVLQLLVKLFETEHSQLDVMEQLELKKTLLDRMVHSLSRGYVLPVVSYIRKCLEKLDTDISLIRYFVTEVLDVIAPPYTSDFVQLFLPILENESIAGTIKTEGEHDPVTEFIGKSHLFLAYLLPFVSVTASK, encoded by the exons ATGGAGGACGCCGATTACTTCGAGGGCAGCGCGGCCGAGTGGGGCAGCGAGGCGGACGGGGGCGCG CAAGAtgaggaggatggggagggagaAGATGATGCCGAAGTCCAGCAGGAGTGCCTGAAGAAATTTTCAACACCTGATTATATAATGGAACCGTCTATATTCAACACGTTAAAGAG ATATTTCCAAGCAGGAGGGTCTCCAGAGAATGTAATTCAGCTTCTCTCTGAAAACTACACTGCAGTGGCACAGACTGTCAATTTGCTGGCAGAGTGGCTCATTCAGACAG GTGTTGAGCCAATGCAAGTTCAGGAGACTGTGGAGAACCACTTGAAGAGCTTACTGATCAAGCACTTTGACCCTCGGAAAGCAGATTCCATCTTTACAGAGGAAGGAGAG ACTCCAGCCTGGCTTGAGCAGATGATAGCACATACCACATGGAGAGATCTTTTTTACAAATTGGCAGAAGCCCATCCTGATTGTTTAATGCTTAATTTTACTGTGAAG cttATATCTGATGCTGGGTATCAAGGGGAAATAACCAGTGTTTCAACAGCATGTCAGCAACTAGAAGTATTTTCCAGAGTCCTGCGTACATCTCTGGCAACAATTTTAGATGGAGGAGAGGAAAACCTTGAGAAAAACCTCCCTGAGTTTGCT AAGATGGTGTGCCACGGAGAGCACACTTACCTCTTTGCTCAGTCCATGATGTCCATCCTggcccaggaggagcagggtggCTCCGCCGTCCGACGCATCGCGCAGGAGGTTCAGCGCTACGCCCACGAGAA AGGCCATGATGCCAGTCAGATCACCTTAGCACTGGGCACTGCAGCCTCCTACCCCCGAgcctgccaggctctgggggCAATGCTGTCCAAAGGagctctgaatccagcagataTCACTGTCCTCTTCAAAATGTTTACAAGTATGGACCCACCTCCAGTAGAACTG atTCGAGTGCCTGCATTTCTGGACCTCTTCATGCAGTCTTTGTTTAAACCAGGTGCTAAAATCAACCAGGATCACAAACATAAATATATCCACATACTGGCATATGCAGCTAGTGTTGTAGAGATGTGGAAAAAG AACAAGAGAGTCAGCATCAACAAGGATGAACTCAAGTCGACCTCAAAAGCCATTGAGACTGTTCATAATCTGTGTTGCAATGAGAACAAAGGGGCATCAGAGCTGGTTGCAGAACTGAGCACTCTCTATCAGTGCATCAG GTTCCCAGTGGTGGCTATGGGTGTGTTGAAGTGGGTGGACTGGACAGTGTCAGAGCCACGGTACTTCCAGCTGCAGACAGATCACACCCCAGTTCACCTGGCACTGCTGGATGAG ATCAGTACCTGCCATCAGCTGCTTCATCCTCAAGTTCTGCAACTTCTTGTCAAGCTCTTTGAAACAGAACATTCTCAGCTGGATGTGATGGAGCAG ctggagctgaagaagacTCTGCTGGACAGGATGGTTCACTCGCTGAGCCGAGGGTACGTCCTGCCTGTTGTCAGCTACATCCGCAAATGCCTGGAGAAGCTGGACACGGACATATCACTCATCAGATACTTTGTGACAGAG gTACTCGATGTGATTGCTCCTCCATATACCTCAGACTTTGTACAGCTTTTTCTTCCGATCTTGGAGAATGAAAGTATTGCAGGCACTATAAAAACAGAAGGTGAACATGATCCTGTCACAGAGTTCATAGGTAAGTCACATTTATTCCTTGCATACCTGCTTCCATTTGTGTCTGTTACAGCTAGCAAATAA